In one window of Rhodopseudomonas palustris HaA2 DNA:
- a CDS encoding ABC transporter permease produces MKRSIVRRLFQIISLILGVIVMNFTLIQMAPGSLLDIMTSEQQVTDPATLQHLKHLYGLDQPAIVQLLRYTWSVFSFDLGYSYRQNAPVFDIIMAQLPSTLLLMLTSLGVAVTLGMIAGVIASVKVNTAWDVVISLAAVFFFAAPTFWLGIMLIIFFAVHLDWLPVGGMTTIGGKFGPVGQVVDVIRHLILPALSLGLFYAAIYTRVMRASMLEVFSLDFVRTARAKGLSKTRVILAHVFRNALLPVVTLLGLQLGTVLGGSVVIEAVFSWPGIGSLMLDSVMSRNYPVVLGVFVLSAVVVAVANLLVDLAYYRLDPRIRSR; encoded by the coding sequence ATGAAACGTTCGATCGTGCGGCGACTGTTTCAGATCATCTCGCTCATCCTCGGCGTCATCGTGATGAATTTCACGCTCATCCAGATGGCGCCGGGATCGCTGCTCGACATCATGACGTCCGAGCAGCAGGTCACCGATCCGGCGACGTTGCAGCACCTCAAGCATTTGTACGGCCTCGATCAGCCGGCGATCGTGCAGCTGCTGCGCTACACCTGGTCGGTGTTCAGCTTCGACCTCGGCTATTCGTATCGCCAGAACGCGCCGGTGTTCGACATCATCATGGCGCAGCTGCCCTCGACGCTGCTGCTGATGCTGACGTCGCTCGGGGTGGCGGTGACGCTCGGGATGATCGCCGGCGTCATCGCGTCGGTGAAGGTCAACACGGCCTGGGACGTGGTGATCTCACTGGCAGCGGTGTTCTTCTTCGCCGCGCCGACGTTCTGGCTCGGAATCATGCTGATCATCTTCTTCGCCGTACATCTCGATTGGCTGCCGGTTGGCGGCATGACCACGATCGGTGGGAAGTTCGGGCCGGTCGGGCAGGTGGTCGACGTGATCCGCCACCTGATCCTGCCGGCGCTGTCGCTCGGCCTGTTCTACGCCGCGATCTACACGCGGGTGATGCGTGCCTCGATGCTCGAGGTGTTCTCGCTCGACTTCGTCCGCACCGCGCGCGCCAAGGGCCTGAGCAAGACCCGCGTGATCCTGGCGCACGTCTTCCGCAACGCGCTGCTGCCGGTCGTCACGCTGCTCGGCCTGCAGCTCGGGACTGTCCTCGGCGGCTCGGTGGTGATCGAGGCGGTGTTCTCCTGGCCGGGCATCGGCAGCTTGATGCTCGATAGCGTGATGAGTCGCAATTACCCGGTCGTGTTGGGCGTCTTCGTTCTGTCGGCGGTCGTCGTCGCCGTCGCCAATCTGCTGGTCGATCTTGCCTACTACCGGCTTGATCCGCGAATCCGGAGCCGATGA
- a CDS encoding ABC transporter substrate-binding protein → MTSHINRRVFLGTSALAAIAAGTSLCFPPAALAQEKPKKGGVLVATWGGFEPQAVFVPGGGGSSPLISSTKILEPLLRQDSQAGFLPVLATEVKPSADFKSYDIVLRKGVTWHDGKPFTADDVVFSIEKYWLQTIAKAALKNFSGAEVTEGGVRVSFKEPTPEFFFKSVLATSLVIPKHVYDGSEIVTNPANNAPIGTGPFKFKQWVRGSHIEYAANDKYWDAGKPYLNGLVMRYWRDAASRTAALEADELQLGIFNPIPTPDIDRLSKSGKFVASNDGYLGAAWASTIEFNSRRDIVKDPAVRRALLTAIDRATISDVVYFGRAKPGTSFVSSTNPKFYNPNLPRYEFDAKKAAKMLDDAGYPKKGKSRFKVHLLAAGWFEENGKVGQFVKQNLEDIGVEVTLTVPDRATSLKQIYGDYDYDIALSNYAARVELVPQQTDYLSTSGIVKGAAFRNATGYSNPEVDDIVAKMSVESDEAKRKDLAFKLQEIAARDLPITVLVELIPTTMMSKKVKGVGNRADISADSLSDVWLDV, encoded by the coding sequence ATGACTAGCCACATCAACAGACGAGTGTTTCTGGGTACGTCCGCCCTTGCGGCGATCGCCGCCGGAACGTCACTTTGCTTTCCACCTGCTGCACTCGCGCAGGAGAAGCCGAAGAAGGGCGGCGTGCTGGTAGCGACCTGGGGTGGCTTCGAGCCGCAGGCCGTGTTCGTTCCCGGCGGCGGTGGCTCCAGCCCGCTGATCAGCTCGACCAAGATCCTGGAGCCGCTGCTGCGCCAGGACAGCCAGGCCGGCTTCCTTCCCGTGCTGGCCACCGAGGTCAAGCCTTCGGCCGATTTCAAGTCGTACGACATCGTGCTCCGTAAAGGCGTGACGTGGCACGACGGCAAGCCGTTCACCGCAGACGACGTGGTCTTCAGCATCGAAAAATACTGGCTGCAGACGATCGCCAAGGCGGCGCTGAAGAATTTCTCCGGGGCCGAGGTGACCGAAGGCGGGGTGCGCGTGAGCTTCAAAGAGCCGACGCCGGAGTTCTTCTTCAAGTCGGTGCTGGCGACCTCGCTGGTCATTCCGAAGCACGTCTACGACGGCTCGGAGATCGTTACCAACCCCGCCAATAACGCGCCGATCGGCACCGGTCCGTTCAAGTTCAAGCAGTGGGTGCGCGGCAGCCATATTGAATATGCCGCCAACGACAAATATTGGGATGCGGGCAAGCCCTATCTCAACGGCCTGGTGATGCGCTACTGGCGCGACGCCGCATCGCGCACCGCGGCCTTGGAAGCCGACGAACTGCAGCTCGGCATCTTCAACCCGATCCCGACCCCGGACATCGACCGGCTGTCCAAGTCCGGCAAGTTCGTCGCATCGAACGACGGCTATCTCGGCGCGGCCTGGGCTTCGACCATCGAATTCAACAGCCGCCGTGATATCGTCAAGGACCCGGCCGTGCGCCGCGCACTACTCACCGCCATCGACCGGGCGACCATCTCGGACGTTGTGTATTTCGGCCGCGCCAAGCCCGGCACGTCCTTCGTCAGCTCGACAAACCCGAAATTCTACAATCCGAACCTGCCGCGATACGAGTTCGACGCGAAGAAAGCCGCCAAGATGCTCGACGATGCCGGCTACCCGAAGAAGGGCAAGTCGCGCTTCAAGGTTCACTTGCTTGCGGCCGGCTGGTTCGAGGAGAACGGCAAGGTCGGCCAGTTCGTGAAGCAGAATCTGGAAGACATCGGCGTCGAAGTGACGCTCACCGTGCCCGACCGAGCGACTTCGCTGAAGCAGATCTACGGCGATTACGACTACGACATCGCGCTGTCGAACTACGCGGCGCGGGTCGAGCTGGTTCCCCAGCAGACCGACTACCTCAGCACGAGCGGGATTGTGAAGGGCGCGGCCTTCCGCAACGCCACCGGCTATTCCAATCCCGAAGTCGACGACATCGTCGCCAAGATGTCGGTGGAGTCCGACGAAGCCAAGCGGAAGGACTTGGCCTTCAAATTGCAAGAGATTGCAGCGCGAGATCTGCCGATCACCGTTCTGGTCGAACTGATCCCGACGACGATGATGTCGAAGAAGGTCAAGGGCGTCGGCAATCGCGCCGATATTTCGGCGGACAGCCTGTCGGACGTTTGGCTCGACGTCTGA
- a CDS encoding PaaI family thioesterase produces the protein MSTAAVKTLGIAELQVMADRAPFIAFCQLKVTEADIEQQVLTMEAPFRPEFERGPGTKQWHGGPLASIIDTVGDFAIAMLVGGGIPTINFRVDYLRPAVDTKLVAKATVRRVGRTVGVADIDLFNDKGVLVAIGRGSYAIPASVN, from the coding sequence ATGAGCACCGCCGCGGTGAAGACGCTCGGCATTGCCGAGCTGCAGGTGATGGCCGACCGCGCCCCTTTCATCGCGTTCTGCCAGTTGAAGGTGACGGAGGCCGATATCGAGCAGCAGGTGCTGACGATGGAGGCGCCATTCCGTCCCGAATTCGAGCGTGGTCCGGGCACCAAGCAATGGCATGGCGGACCGCTGGCCTCGATCATCGACACCGTCGGCGATTTTGCGATCGCGATGCTGGTCGGCGGAGGCATCCCGACGATCAATTTTCGGGTCGACTATCTGCGCCCCGCCGTCGACACCAAGCTCGTCGCCAAAGCGACGGTGCGCCGCGTCGGCCGCACGGTGGGCGTCGCCGATATCGATCTATTCAACGACAAGGGTGTCCTGGTCGCGATCGGCCGCGGATCCTATGCGATCCCCGCGTCGGTCAACTGA
- a CDS encoding quinone oxidoreductase family protein, with protein sequence MRAVLLRDHGGLDQMAHVEDFATPEPGEGDVLIKVKATSYNYHDIFTRRGMPGIRIPMPIIMGIDIAGEVAALGAGVEGWNVGDRVLIDPINRVEGGLMGETRDGGLAEYCVTRAHQLIALPDDISFEQASCLPVAYGTALRMMTTIGHVSAGEKVLILGASGGVGICCVQLAKAAGAYVIACAGSAEKGERLMEIGADEVILYNEVDFMQECRARHGKPRAGKASKGAGVDMVVNFTGGDSWVPSLKCLRKGGRLVTCGATAGFDPTEDIRFIWTFELQILGSNGWEREDILKLFELIRAGKMKAVIDRTFPLEGAIEAMGVLEDRKVLGKLVVTP encoded by the coding sequence ATGCGTGCAGTGCTGCTTCGTGACCACGGCGGTCTCGACCAGATGGCTCATGTCGAGGATTTCGCCACTCCGGAGCCCGGCGAAGGCGACGTGCTGATCAAGGTCAAGGCGACGTCCTACAATTATCACGACATCTTCACGCGCCGCGGGATGCCCGGCATCCGCATTCCAATGCCTATCATCATGGGAATCGACATCGCCGGCGAAGTCGCTGCGCTCGGCGCGGGGGTCGAAGGCTGGAATGTCGGCGACCGCGTGTTGATCGATCCGATCAACCGGGTCGAAGGCGGTTTGATGGGCGAAACGCGCGATGGCGGTCTCGCCGAATACTGCGTCACGCGTGCGCACCAGCTGATCGCGCTGCCCGACGATATCTCGTTCGAGCAGGCATCGTGCCTGCCGGTGGCGTACGGCACCGCGCTGCGGATGATGACCACCATCGGCCATGTCTCGGCGGGCGAGAAGGTGCTGATCCTCGGCGCGTCCGGCGGCGTCGGCATCTGCTGCGTGCAACTCGCCAAGGCGGCGGGCGCCTATGTGATCGCCTGTGCTGGATCGGCGGAGAAGGGCGAGCGCCTGATGGAGATCGGCGCCGACGAGGTCATTCTCTACAACGAAGTCGACTTCATGCAGGAATGCCGCGCCCGCCACGGCAAGCCGCGTGCCGGCAAGGCTTCGAAAGGGGCGGGGGTCGACATGGTCGTCAACTTCACCGGCGGCGACAGCTGGGTGCCTTCGCTGAAGTGCCTGCGGAAAGGCGGCCGGCTGGTGACTTGCGGCGCCACCGCGGGGTTCGATCCGACCGAGGACATCCGCTTCATCTGGACCTTCGAACTGCAGATCCTCGGTTCGAACGGCTGGGAGCGCGAGGACATTCTCAAGCTGTTCGAGCTCATCCGCGCCGGCAAGATGAAGGCCGTCATCGATCGCACGTTCCCGCTCGAGGGCGCGATCGAGGCGATGGGCGTTCTCGAAGACCGCAAGGTGCTCGGCAAGCTCGTGGTGACACCATGA
- a CDS encoding VOC family protein, whose protein sequence is MTDVEDGHPRRLPAELDHVIVLVHGELDQAAAAYQALGFYLTPRGHHSLGSSNNLAIFNNNYLELLGYEPGKKQQRPEQWHDPKGLSGIVWRCPDPACAQLNASHAGVTAETPLDFVRPVETGAGTFDAAFTVLHLPKLGFDYGRTFFCHHKTPELVWRPEWQTHPNGVQNISEFVFCGDDPRSALGLFERMFGPGLLKEIPGGYGFDAAEARVVALTREAATQRLGADAPLPEPGKTQMIGLGFKTASIAQAQAALQAGGVPFTATDGRLRVGASSSFGVVIEFSE, encoded by the coding sequence ATGACTGACGTAGAGGATGGTCATCCGCGCAGACTGCCCGCCGAGCTCGATCATGTCATCGTGCTTGTTCACGGTGAGCTCGATCAAGCAGCTGCGGCCTACCAGGCACTCGGCTTCTATCTGACACCGCGTGGTCACCATTCGCTGGGGTCGTCCAACAATCTCGCGATCTTCAACAATAACTATCTCGAGCTGCTTGGCTACGAGCCCGGAAAGAAACAGCAGCGCCCCGAACAGTGGCACGATCCAAAAGGACTGTCCGGCATCGTCTGGCGCTGCCCAGATCCGGCCTGCGCGCAACTCAACGCGTCGCACGCCGGCGTGACCGCCGAAACGCCGCTCGATTTCGTCAGGCCGGTCGAGACCGGTGCGGGAACGTTCGACGCGGCATTCACGGTGCTGCATTTGCCGAAGCTCGGTTTCGACTACGGGCGGACCTTCTTCTGTCACCATAAAACGCCCGAGCTGGTGTGGCGTCCGGAATGGCAGACGCATCCGAACGGCGTGCAGAACATCTCCGAGTTCGTTTTCTGCGGCGACGATCCGCGTTCTGCGCTCGGTCTGTTCGAGCGGATGTTCGGCCCGGGGCTGCTGAAGGAGATTCCTGGCGGTTACGGCTTCGACGCAGCCGAAGCGCGCGTAGTCGCGCTGACGCGCGAGGCTGCGACGCAGCGTCTCGGAGCCGATGCGCCGCTTCCCGAACCAGGCAAGACGCAGATGATCGGGCTCGGCTTCAAGACCGCGTCGATCGCGCAAGCACAGGCGGCATTGCAGGCGGGCGGCGTGCCGTTCACCGCAACTGATGGCCGCTTGCGCGTCGGGGCGTCGTCCAGCTTCGGCGTGGTCATCGAGTTCTCTGAATAA
- a CDS encoding M20 aminoacylase family protein, with the protein MPIENWTARYLDELKEFRHDLHRNPELLYDVHRTAERVAARLREAGVDEVHEGIGGTGVVGIIYGQSRSSGRMIGLRADMDALPILEATGAEWASQVPGKMHACGHDGHTTMLLGAALGLVESRAFDGGVALIFQPAEEGGAGAKAMLDDGLLQRFPIQEFYGMHNRPGLPLGTFATGPGPQMGSVDEIIISIEGRGGHAAQPHATVDPVVVAAALIQATQAIVSRNLDPLQSAVISITQMTAGDAFNVIPQTVTLRGTVRTLDEPTRDMVEKRLRELTESISAGFSAVGTLSYLRHYPVMRNSEVGVDRAVAAAGEVAGVAHVDATMAPTLGGEDFAFMLNERPGAMIMIGNGDSAPLHHPRFDFNDDVIPWGCSYWTALVRQRMPLV; encoded by the coding sequence ATGCCGATTGAGAACTGGACCGCGCGCTACCTGGACGAACTCAAGGAGTTTCGTCACGATCTGCACCGCAACCCCGAGTTGCTGTACGACGTTCATCGCACCGCCGAGCGGGTCGCGGCGCGGTTGCGCGAAGCCGGCGTCGACGAGGTGCACGAAGGCATCGGCGGAACGGGCGTCGTCGGAATCATTTACGGCCAATCGCGTAGTTCCGGCCGGATGATCGGGCTGCGCGCCGATATGGATGCTTTGCCCATTCTCGAGGCAACTGGCGCGGAATGGGCCTCGCAAGTCCCCGGCAAGATGCACGCATGCGGCCACGACGGCCACACCACCATGCTGTTGGGTGCGGCGCTTGGCCTCGTCGAGAGCCGGGCCTTCGACGGCGGCGTCGCGCTGATCTTCCAGCCCGCCGAAGAAGGCGGTGCGGGCGCCAAGGCCATGCTCGATGATGGCCTGCTGCAGCGCTTTCCGATCCAGGAATTCTACGGGATGCACAACCGCCCGGGACTTCCCTTGGGGACGTTTGCGACGGGCCCAGGGCCGCAAATGGGTTCGGTCGACGAGATCATCATCTCGATCGAAGGTCGCGGCGGCCACGCCGCTCAGCCGCATGCCACGGTCGATCCGGTGGTCGTTGCCGCGGCGTTGATTCAGGCGACTCAGGCGATCGTCTCGCGCAATCTCGATCCACTGCAATCCGCGGTTATTTCGATCACACAGATGACCGCCGGTGACGCGTTCAACGTCATTCCTCAAACGGTGACATTGCGCGGCACGGTTCGCACGCTGGACGAGCCGACCCGCGACATGGTTGAAAAGCGGCTGCGCGAACTCACCGAGAGTATTTCGGCGGGGTTCAGCGCTGTCGGTACGCTGTCTTATCTGCGGCACTACCCTGTGATGAGAAATTCCGAAGTCGGCGTCGACCGCGCGGTCGCGGCGGCCGGAGAAGTGGCCGGCGTCGCGCACGTCGACGCCACAATGGCTCCGACGCTGGGCGGCGAGGACTTCGCGTTCATGCTGAACGAGCGGCCTGGCGCGATGATCATGATCGGTAACGGCGATAGCGCCCCGCTGCATCATCCGCGCTTCGATTTCAACGACGACGTCATCCCGTGGGGCTGTTCGTATTGGACCGCCTTGGTCCGCCAGCGCATGCCGTTGGTCTGA
- a CDS encoding PLP-dependent cysteine synthase family protein, with protein MTIIQVATARNLPAEPKRVLGLFGGEIAEQEWVRNAVDILEADARRSADTHLFKLRFPGLDGIDVYFKDESTHPTGSLKHRMARSLIMFGLCNGLIGPGTALVEASSGSTAVSEAYFAELLGLPFIAVVPRSTSRQKVTAIERFGGRCHFVDRSSEVYGAAQMIAADLGGLYLDQFTYAERAIDWRTGNIAESIFKQMAGERHPVPEWIVMSTGTGGTSATIGRYIRFSRQKTRLCGVDVENSCFFEAYKSSSRTANCIRGSRIEGVGRPRVEPSFVPSVIDQMMRVPDAASIAATRVLTSRLSHRVGGSTGANFIGLCWCAAAMLREGLSGSLVTVLCDDGERYSDTYYNDDWLKEQDIVIAPYVAAIERFLDSGVFEMPADGAGFECASRPTPRARNASEDGV; from the coding sequence ATGACGATTATTCAAGTTGCGACAGCGCGAAATCTTCCCGCGGAGCCCAAGCGGGTCTTGGGTCTGTTCGGCGGTGAGATCGCCGAGCAGGAGTGGGTGAGAAACGCTGTCGACATTCTCGAAGCGGATGCGAGGCGCTCGGCCGACACGCATCTCTTCAAGCTGCGCTTTCCGGGCCTCGACGGCATCGACGTCTATTTCAAGGACGAGAGCACGCATCCGACCGGCAGCCTGAAGCATCGCATGGCGCGGTCGCTGATCATGTTCGGACTGTGCAATGGTTTGATCGGACCGGGGACCGCTCTGGTGGAGGCGTCATCGGGGTCGACGGCCGTATCGGAAGCATACTTCGCCGAGCTGCTCGGCCTGCCCTTTATCGCCGTGGTGCCGCGTTCAACGTCGCGCCAGAAGGTCACGGCGATCGAACGGTTCGGCGGCCGATGCCACTTTGTCGACAGGTCGTCGGAGGTTTACGGCGCGGCCCAGATGATCGCCGCCGATCTCGGTGGTCTGTATCTCGACCAGTTCACCTATGCCGAGCGCGCGATCGACTGGCGCACCGGCAATATCGCCGAGAGCATCTTCAAGCAGATGGCCGGCGAGCGTCACCCGGTGCCCGAATGGATCGTGATGAGCACCGGCACGGGCGGCACTTCTGCGACGATCGGCCGCTACATTCGATTCAGCAGACAGAAGACGCGGCTCTGCGGAGTCGACGTCGAGAACTCCTGCTTCTTCGAAGCCTATAAGTCGAGCAGCCGCACCGCCAATTGCATCCGTGGCTCGCGCATCGAGGGCGTCGGACGTCCGCGCGTCGAGCCGTCCTTCGTGCCCTCCGTGATCGATCAGATGATGCGAGTCCCCGATGCCGCGTCGATCGCTGCGACGCGGGTGCTGACGTCGCGGCTGTCGCATCGGGTCGGCGGATCGACCGGCGCCAACTTCATCGGATTGTGCTGGTGCGCGGCCGCGATGCTGCGTGAGGGGCTTTCTGGATCGCTGGTGACTGTTCTGTGCGACGACGGCGAGCGTTATTCGGACACGTACTACAACGACGACTGGTTGAAAGAGCAGGACATCGTCATTGCGCCCTATGTCGCGGCGATCGAGCGGTTTCTCGACTCCGGCGTGTTCGAGATGCCGGCTGATGGCGCGGGATTTGAATGTGCGAGCCGGCCGACCCCACGCGCGCGCAATGCGAGCGAAGACGGCGTGTGA
- a CDS encoding Lrp/AsnC family transcriptional regulator, with amino-acid sequence MTQKIDQIDLRILAAMQADSSRSQRELAEEVGLSQNAFWRRLKALEASGAITGYGARVSQEAVGVPMTVFVMVRTRRHSAEWLKRFRAQIESISEIVAFYRISGDFDYMLKIAARDMGNYDKVYQTIINKTELETVTSYFSMEAIIDGRPLPIGR; translated from the coding sequence ATGACCCAAAAAATCGATCAAATCGATCTTCGCATTCTTGCCGCCATGCAAGCTGACTCTTCGCGTTCGCAACGCGAGCTCGCGGAGGAAGTCGGTCTGTCGCAGAATGCGTTCTGGCGGCGCCTGAAGGCGCTCGAGGCGAGCGGCGCGATCACCGGTTACGGCGCACGCGTCTCACAGGAAGCCGTCGGTGTGCCGATGACTGTCTTCGTGATGGTTCGAACCCGGCGGCATTCCGCCGAATGGCTCAAGCGCTTCCGGGCGCAGATCGAATCGATCTCAGAAATCGTCGCGTTCTATCGGATCAGCGGAGACTTCGATTACATGTTGAAGATTGCCGCCCGCGATATGGGCAACTACGACAAGGTGTATCAGACCATCATCAACAAGACCGAGCTGGAAACCGTGACGTCGTACTTCTCGATGGAAGCCATCATCGACGGCCGGCCGCTTCCGATCGGACGCTGA